GCCCGACTTCCACCGGCCCCTTGAACATCAGCGCCACTTCCAGCCGCACCCAGTTGGTCGAAGGGTAGGCGAGATTGGTGGTGATGGGATCGAGCTGGACGATGCCGTTCGCTTCGGCGTCGATTTTATCGAGGCCTTCGCCCTTCTTCTCGCCATGGCCGCCGGCCGCAGCGGTGGCATGGGCCTCCGTTGCGGCAACTTTCGGGGCGATCATGCCGCCCACGAGCCAGCCGCCGCCCGCACCGAGCAGGGTGAGGATCACAACGCCTGCGATGGTCATGACCAGAGGGGAGGATTTTTTTTTGCCCTCAGCCTGTTCGTTTTCCATGGGTCAGTCCGTTCCCGTGTGCGGCGTCAGAGCGGCGAGAACAGGTCAACGACCTGCTGCCCGACCGGGGGCTGCTGCACTTCCGTCAGACGGCCACGACCGCCGTAGGAGATGCGTGCTTCGGCGATGCGCTCGTAGGAGATGATGTTCTGGGCATCGACATCCTGCGGACGGACGATACCGCCGACGTTGAGGATGCGGATTTCGTGGTTCACACGCACTTCCTGCGAGCCGCTGATGATGAGGTTGCCGTTTTCCAGAATGCCGGTCACGACGGCAGCCACCAGCAGCGTCAGCTTTTCGGAGCGCTTGGTCTTGCCCTTGGCCTGTGTGTCGGTGTCGGAGCCGTATTTGATGCTGGAATCCGCATCCGGCGTCCAGCCCAGGATCTGGGCTTTTGCCTTCCAGTTCAGGCCACTGGCATTGGTGCGGTTACGCTCGGTCTCGTTGTCGAAATCGGCCTTGTCGTTGATCTGGATGTTAACGGTCAGGATGTCGCCGATATTGAGTGCGCGCAGATCCTTGAACAGCGCACCCTGGCTGTCGCTCCACAGCGAATAGCCGCTTGCCATGTGTTTCGGCTGCTTGGGATACATGCCCATCTGCGGTGTCTGGCTGAATTGCAGGCCGCTGCCGATCGGGCTCATCGCGGGTGCGTTGCCGATTTCCTTCAGGGTCTGGTTATTCTGGCAGCCGGCCAGGAGAGCGAGCGGCAGGAGGAGGGCCGGAAGACGACGCGTGCTCATGAAGGATCCTTCGAAGTGTTTTTGTCGATTGCCTGCGACATGATGCCGGCGACGGTTGCGGCTTTCTGCGCATCCATTTCGCTGAGGATGAGGCCCGATTGGCGCGGTGGCAGCTGCATGATGATGGCGGCCGCGATTTCCACATGCATCTTTTCTAGCTGGGGAGCTGCGGCGTCCGCCTTCATCGTCTTGTAGATGTCGACGAGGTTGCTTTTGGCCTGATTGAGGAAATGTTCGCGGCGCGCCAGCCAGTCCTCATATTCCGCCTTGCGGTTTTCCAGCACGGAAATACGCTCATTGACGTCGGCCTGAAGCTTTTCAAGGTCCTGCTTCTGCATGAGGTAACGCTGGTCGCGGGCCGCATCGGCAATATTGGTGCAGAATTTCTGGATTTCGTCCTGCGTGCTGAGTTCAGACACCACGTTCTGCTGGCTTTCGGCGCCGGCAACCGGCAACAGGAACAGCAGCGACGCGACGGCCGCAAAGCGGACGAGGCCATTTGAGAGCGGATTTTTGGTCTGACGTTCCATCATTGCAGCACGAGCTCCGCCTGAAGGGCGCCGGCGGATTTGATGCCTTGCAGGATGGCGATGATGCCGTCCGCCTTGAGCCCGATGCTGTTGAGACCGGCAACCAGCGTGCGAAGGTCCGGGCCTTCGACGATGGCGACCTTGCTACCTTCCTGCATGGCCATGATATCCGTCTGCGGCTGCACTGCCGTCTGGCCGCGCGAGAAGGGTGCGGGCTGAATGACCTGCGGCGATTCCGTCACCTGCACGGTGAGCGTTCCATAGCTGACGGCGACGCGGGAAATGCGCACATCCGCTCCGATGACGATCGTGCCGGTGCGCTCGTTGATCACGACCTTGGCAGGCGTATCCGTCTCGACCGTCAGATTTTCGATTTCCGCCATCAGCCGGGTGAGGTCTGCGACGCGGGGTTTCTGCACCGCGATTTCCTGCGAATCGCGCGGTTCGGCGATCGGGTCGCCATAACGGGCGCGGGCAAAGGCGTTGACGACATCAGCCACACGCACGGCTGTCGAAAAATCCGGGTTGCGCAGCTGAAGGACCAGATTGACCGAATCCTTGAACTTCGACGGCAGTTCCCGCTCGATGATCGCGCCGTTCGGCACGCGCGCCGACGTGGTGACGCCCTGCGTCAGCGTCGCGGCATCGCCCTGGGCCGAAAAACCGTTGACGATCAGCGCCCCTTGCGCGACGGCGTAAATCTGCCCGTCCGCGCCGGAAAGCGAAGTCATAATGAGGTTGCCGCCACGAAGCGAGGTGGCGTCGCCAAGCGAGCTGACCGTGACGTCCACACGGCTGCCGGGGCTGGCGAATGGCGGCAGGTTGGCCGTCACCATCACGGCGGCGATGTTCTTGGCGTTGGACTGGCCACCCTGCGTGGTGATGCCGAGGTTCTGCAGCATGGCGCGCATGGACTGTTCGGTGAAAGGCGAGGAGCGCAGGCTGTCGCCGGTACCCTGCAGACCCACGACGAGACCGTAACCGATCAGCTGGTTATCACGTCCGGCCTGCAGGGATGCGATATCCTTGATTCGCGACGTGTCGGCCTGCGCGGGCGGCGTGGAGAGGAAGGGCAGGGCCGAAAAGACCAAAGCCGCGGCTATGATACGAAGCACTCTCATTTCGCCATCACCTGAATGGTTCCGTCCTTCATGACCGTGCCGCTGACCATCACGCCGGAATCGATGTTGCGTACCCTGACGACCTCGCCGAGCGAGCCGTCGCTCATTGGCGTTCCGGAAGCCATCAGCGTCATGTTGCCAATGTGGAAAACGAGTTTGACGCTTGTACCGCGCACCACCAGTGATGGTTCGCGAAGCGCCGCAATGGGGATCGTGCGGCCGGGAAGCAATGTCTGCTTGGAGATCATGCCTTCCACTTCGCTGATATCGCTCGCATAACCAGCGGAAATATTCGGGTTGGTCACTTCCACCGACTTCACCTGTTCGGGCGAGATCGCCTCGCCCGGATAGATGGTGCGCACGGGAACCAGCGCCATTGGCGCCTGCGCAAGAGCGGGCGCCAGGGCGCCCAGTGAAAAGGCAGACGCGAGACACATACGGACGAGTGCCGTTCTGCAGCTGCTATTGTTCCGGCCAAACCTCATGTTCGCCTGCCTTTCCGTTCTTACTTCAGGTTCTTGCTGACAATCGAAGCCATTTCGTCAGCGGTGGTGATGACCTTGGAATTCATCTCATAGGCGCGCTGCGCCGTGATGAGGTCGGTGATTTCCTTGACGGCGTCGACGTTCGAGCCTTCGAGGTAGGATTGTTTGACGTAGCCATAGCTCGGATCGTCAGGCACGCCGACAACCGGGGCGCCGGAGGCCGGCGTCTGGGAAAAGAGGTTGTCGCCGAGCGGCTTCAGACCCGCTTCGTTGGCGAAGTTGGCGATGGTCAACTGGCCGAGCTGCGTGAAGTCCGCAGCGTTGCCGATACGCGCCGTCACCTGACCCGTGCGGGTAATGGTGATGTCCTGCGCGTCGGTCGGGATATTGATGTTCGGAATGACATTGTAGCCATCGACCGTCACCAGGTTGCCGTCGGCATTCTTGTTGAAGGCGCCGGCGCGGCTGTAGAGCGTCGAACCATCGGCTGCCTCGATCTGGAACCAGCCCTGACCGATGATCGCGACATCGAGCTTGTTGCCGGTTTCGATCAGGTTGCCCTGGGTGTGGATGTTGCGCACGGCGGATGTCTGCACGCCGAGACCGATATTGGCGCCCTCAGGCACGATGGCCTGGTTGGCGCGGTTCGGCACGCCCTGCATGCGCTCGGTCTGGTAAAGAAGATCGGTGAACTCCGCGCGCGCGCGCTTGTAGCCGGTGGTGTTGATGTTGGCGATGTTGTTGGCGATGACTTCCAGATTGGTCTGCTGGGCGTCCATACCGGTGGCAGCGATGGCAAGAGCTCTCATGTCAATATTCCTGCTGGGCTAGATCTGCATCTTGGTAATGTCGAGATAGGCCGACACGATCTTGTCGCGCAGCGCGATGGCGGTTTGCAGCGACTGTTCGGCCGAAAGCACGGCATCGACCACTTCGCGGGTATTCGCCTTGCCCTGAATGCCTTCGAAGGAAGCAACTTCCGCCTTCTTCAGATTGTTCATCGCATCCATTGATACGTTGCCGAGAACGCTGGCGAAGCTTGCGCCCGTCTGCTGGGCGGGTGTTGACTGCTGCTCGCCGCCGAAAAGGCTTTCCGTCAGCGAGGAGACGCCGCTTGCGCCGCGGGTGAGCGAAAGAGAACCGAGTTGCTTGATACCGTCGATCATTGCGATGCCTTCAGAAGGTCGATTGTGGAGGCGACGAGGTCGCGTGTCTGGCGGATGACCTGAAGATTGGCGTCATAGCTGCGGTTTGCTTCGCGCATGTCGGCCATTTCGATCAGGACGTTGACGTTCGGCATCTTGACCATGCCGTTGGTATCGGCCGCCGGATTGCCGGGGTCGTATTCGTGGACGAAATCGCCACGGTCGACACCGAGCTTCTTTACCTTCACGCGCTCGACGCCGCTGACGTGGTCCAGCTCGGAGCCGAAGGTGACGGTCTTGCGACGATAGGGATCGGCACCGGGCGTATCGCCGGTCGATCGGGCGTTGGCGATGTTTTCGGAGACGATGCGCAGTCGTGTGGACTGCACCTCCAGGCCGCTGCCGGCTATCTTGCTTGCCGCACTCAAGGGATCCATGGTTTACCTCTTAACCGTCATCAGCATCATGCGATGGAAGGATTTGACGAGACTGGCGTTCAGGTCGTACTGCCGCTTGATCTCGCCGGTCTTGGTCATTTCTTCCGCAAGCCCGACCGAATTGCCCGATTCCTGCATGCCGATCTCGTTGTTGACCGGGTTGTCCCGCACCGCGATATTCTCGCTGAGTGTGCTTTCACCGAGGTGGGCAGGGTTTGTCCTGGCCATGCCGACCTGCTGGCTGGTGGCCTGCATGACCGCTTCGAAGGGACTGACATCTTTGGCGTGGAACTTGGGTGTGTTGGCGTTGGCGATGTTGGTCGCCACGACTTCCTGCCGCACGCTCAGCCATTCCGCTTGGCGGGATGCCAGTTCGAACAGTTGAATCGGTTGCATAGACTTCTCCATCTCGTATGGCCCGAACCTACGGGGTTAATCTTGCGTCAGACTTGCGGAGAAGGATGAAGGGGTGGAACAATGGAAACAGACGCATTGCTTGCGTGTCCCTCACAAACAAAAAAGCGCGCCGGATGTGTGGCGCGCCTTTTTAGCGGGGAGAAATTCTCTCATTTTTCCGGATGATAGGTTTTTCCGGAGGATGTCTCGATCAGCCATTCGCCATTGCGCTGCTCGATCTTCGTCAGCAAGGCATTGTCAGGCAATGTGGAACCGACCCGCACCATATACATGCCCGAACTGTCTTCGATCAGGGCGCGGCCATTGGAGACATGTAGCAGACGGAACGATGTCTGGCCGGGGAAGGGCTGGTCTTCGATCCCGGCTGCCACATTGTTCTGTCTCTCCTTGCCGCCAGCGTTGACGGTCGCCGTCGTCAGCATGTCGGGCAGCTCCGCCGCTGGCGGGGTGTCTTCCTTGTTACGGTTGGTCATGGCCATGGGCGAGACACTGAAGACTTCCCGCGGTCCGGTATGAGGCAGATCGCGGGTGCGATCGCCGCCCGCCACCTTCATGCCGAATTTCTCCTCGTTGAAGAAGACGTACCAGGGGAAAAAGGCTGCTGCAGCGGCAAGCGCGATGCCCGTCCATGCGAGAATGCGGTCGGGCGTAAAGAAGATCGGCTTGGACAGCACGTCTTCATCGTGGCTATTGTCGTTCCGCTTGTTGTTCACGGGGTCAGCCTCTCATTCTCGGATTGACCTGGGGCTGGCCATTCTGTGCTCCACCGCGTAGTGCGGTCGCCAGATCGGCATAGGCATCCTGTGCCGCCGGTTCGTCCGGTAGCTGTTTCAGCGTTTCATAGATGATCGGAACCTGCTTCACCGCCATGTCGAGATCGGGGTCGGTTCCGGGCCGGTAACCGCCGATGAGGCGAAGATCCCGCGTTTCCTCGAAACGATGCACCAGCGCCTTCAGGCGCGAGACCAGCTTTTCCTGATCCGGCGTCCACGCCTTCTTGGCAAGACGCGAGATCGAGGCGAGCGGATTGATCGGCGGATAGCGGCCCTCTTCGGCAAGGCTGCGATCCAGCACGATATGGCCGTCGAGAATACCACGGGTCGAATCGGCAATCGGATCGTTGTGATTGTCACCATCCACGAGGATGGAGACGATGGCGGTGATGGTGCCGGTGCCTTCCGCGCCCGGTCCTGCCCGTTCCAGCAGCCGCGGCAGTTCGGTGAAGACCGAGGCGGGATAACCGCGTGCGACGGGCGGTTCGCCCGAAGCGACCGCCACTTCGCGGATCGCATGGGCAAATCGCGTCACGCTGTCGATGATGAGAAGGACATTGTCGCCCTGATCGCGGAAATGCTCGGCAATGGTGACGGCGGAAAGCGGGGCCATCTTGCGCAGCATCGGGCTCTCGTCGCTCGTCGCGACGACGGCGACGGACTTGCTCATATTATCGCCCATCGTGTCTTCGATGAATTCGCGCACTTCGCGGCCACGTTCGCCGACAAGCGCAATCACCACCTTGTCGAAGGCATCGGCTTTGGCGAGCATCGACAGCAGCGTGGATTTGCCCACGCCCGAACCGGCGAAAATACCGAGACGCTGCCCAAGGCAGAGCGGTGAGAAAATATCGATAGCCCGCACGCCCGTCTTGAACGGTGTCTCCACCCTTTTACGGGTCATCGAGGGCGGCGCATTGTTGGAAATCGAACGGCGCACGATGCCGGAAGCAAGCGGCCCCTGGCCGTCGATCGGCTCGCCAAGCGCATTGATGGTGCGCCCGCACCAGCTCTCGTCGGGCGAGACGCGGAAGGCACCCTTGCGGATGACGGTGTCGTGGATGCCGATCGGCTCGCCGGGCTCGATAGGGCAGACATAGCAGATATCCGGTTCCACGCGCACGACTTCGCCGAGATGAATGCCGGTTGCGCTGCGATGGGCAACGAATTCGCCGAGCCGCACATGCCGCGACAGGCCGGACACCGTATAGTGCCCGGCGGCGATGGTGCGGACATGGCCGCCATGCGCCACCGAGAACTCCGGATCGGCATAGTGCCCGGCAAGGCTGGCGAGCTGGGCGAGCTTCGGCGAAATGGCCCAGCCCGAGAGCTTGGATTCCGAGAGCATGGATTCCGGCATTGTCATCCGTCAGTTCCTCAACGCGCGCCGCCGAGCGTCTTGATGCCCTCGCCGAAGGTCGATTCGGTATCGCGCATCATCGAGGAAATGCTCTCAAAGGCGCGGTTGACCTGGATGAGCTGCGTCATCTGGGAAATGCCGTTGACGTTCGACTGCTCGAGATAACCCTGAACGACGCCGACCTCATGATTGTTGACGACCGGAACGGGCTGGGCCACGGGCTTCACGCCGCTATTGGGGTGACGCAGGAAGCCCTTTGAAAAATCCGCCTGGAAGATGCCGAGCGAGGCGGCGATGGTGTCGTTCTGCCTGATGGCGCCGTCGAGGCCGACGGTGATCGGGCCGCCATTCGGATTGAGCCTGATCGGGCCGCCGCCCGCGTCGAGGACGGGATAACCGCTGGACGAAATCAATGCGCCGTCCGGGCGCATGGTGAAACGGCCGTCGCGCGTCAGGATCTGGCCATCCGGCGTATCCAGCGCAAACCAGGCGTCGCCCTTGATGGCGAAATCGAAGGAATTGCCGGTCTGCTCGAAAGCGCCCTGGCGTGTGGAGAGATAGTCGTTGCCCTGCGACACGAAAGCCACCTTGGCATTCATGTCATTGTGGTTCTTGGCGACCATTTCGTCGAATTTTACCTCGGAGCCGCGGAAGCCGACCGTGTTCACATTCGCCATATTGTCAGAAATGGTGGTGAGACGGCGCTCCAGCGCGATCTGCGAGGACAGGGCGACATATAGTCCGGATTGCATATCATTTGCCTCCGAGTTTCAGGGAGTTGATGGAAATCAGCAGGTCGGGGGAAATGCCGTAGCCGCTGGAGGAGCCGAAAACGGCCAGGGGATCGTAGGTCGTCGAGGGGTTTTGCATTTCCCACATGATGGTGAAACGCTCGAGCAACTTGCCGACCTTTTCAGGATCCTGCAGATCCTTGATATTGATGCTCTTTTCGATGAGGGCGGCCTGCTTGTCGACATCAGCAGCAGCAAATGCGTCAGGCAGGTTGAACGTTGTGCGGAAGACCTGCGCAAGCGCGTCGTCGGCCAGAAAATCGAGGCCGGATTTGATTGTCGGTGCCTTGCGCTCGAAATAAAGGGCGAGCCGGACGCCGTTATTGTCGTCGCCCGCTTCCTGTTCCAGCGTCTGGCGGGCGTAGTTGCCGATGACACCTGATTTGGCCGCCTCGGTCGCGGTTGCCGCCGCACCCAGGCCCGCGAAATCCAGCGACTTTGCAAGCTCGGCATAACGATTGTCGGAGAGCTTGTTGGCGAAGGCGTTCTTATCGCTCGCCCCTTCCGTCAACACCTTGCGGATGAAGGCTTTTGCATAGGCCATGTCTTCCAGGCCGTGGGCTTTCAGCGCGTAATTGTAAAGACGTGTATCGGCCATGAAATCGTCGATGGATTTCACGCTGCCGATCTTTTCACGGTAATATTCGGTCTCGCGTGCCACGTCTGGCTGCTTCGAGACCCGCTCGAGCGATTTGCCGATATCCTGACTGATCAGTCTGTAGCTGGTATAGGTGGAAGTCACTGAACCGCCGCTCTCGTTTGATCCCGATTTCAAGGCGCACGTCCGCCCTTGTCGGCATAATGTCGCGGCTTGCTTGTGCGAAACTGGCTGAGGTGAGGGCGGGGCAGGAGGCATTGCGGACAGGTTCACGCAAGCCACATTTTCTAGACATGGCGCCATGGAACACTGTTCGGGCGTGGTCGATCAATGAATATTGTAATTGGACTTATAATCACCTTCGGCTGCATCATCGGCGGCTATATGGCGATGGGCGGTCATTTGAACGTGCTGGTTCAGCCGTTCGAATTGATGATCATCGGAGGCGCCGGTCTCGGCGGCTTCATCATGGCGAACCCGATGAAGGTCGTGAAGGATTCGGGCAAGGCGCTCGGCGAGGCCTTCAAGCATTCGGTTCCGAAGGAGCGCAACTATCTCGACGTGCTCGGCGTGCTGTATTCGCTGATGCGCGACCTGCGTACGAAGTCGCGCAACGAGATCGAAGCGCACATCGATAATCCGGAAGAATCCTCGATCTTCCAGAGCGCGCCGTCGGTCCTGAAGAACAAGGAACTCACCTCCTTCATCTGTGATTATGTCCGTCTCATCATCATCGGCAATGCCCGCAGCCACGAAATCGAGGCGCTGATGGATGAGGAAATCGAGACCATCCTGCACGACAAGCTGAAGCCTTACCACGCGATCACCACCATGGGCGATTCCTTCCCCGCCATCGGTATCGTCGCGGCGGTCCTCGGCGTCATCAAGGCCATGGGCAAGATCAACGAATCGCCGGAAGTGCTCGGCGGTCTGATCGGCGCAGCACTCGTCGGCACCATGCTCGGCATCATCCTGTCCTATTCGATCTGCAACCCGCTCGCTTCGCAGGTCAAGATCGTCCGCACCAAGCAGCACCGCCTCTACATCATCGTCAAGCAGACGCTGATCGCCTACATGAACGGCTCGGTGCCGCAGGTTGCGCTTGAATATGGCCGCAAGACCATCTCCAACTATGAACGGCCGTCCATCGATGCCGTCGAGCAGGAGATGATGAATCCCGGCGGCGAAAACAAGGCGGCATGATCATGGCAAAAGCTGCAGCGCAGAAAGCCTCCGCCCCCACCATCGACACCGCCCTGCTCGCGAAACTTACGGGAGGGCTCACCGACCGCAAGACGATCGCGAAGATCGGTGCGGACATCGGCCATCTCTATAGCGAATTCCTGCCGGATACCTTTCACAGCGAGACCGGCATTGCGATCGACGTCGAATATATCGGTTCCGAATCGGGGCTGATGACCGATCTCATCGCCAATGTCGGGCAGAATGTTGCGGTTGCCGATTGTTCGCTGCGCAACTGGTGCCCCAATTTCATGATGGCGGTCGGCAACGGCTTCGTCATTGCGCTGATGGAGCGCATGCTGGGTGCGTCGCCCGATAGTATCGGCGACCCGGACGAGCGCAACCTGTCCCATATCGAGCTCGATCTCGCGGCGATGGTTCTCGGCCGTATCGCCGGTGTCCTGCGCTCCGGTGTCAATGCGCCGGGTGGCTTCGAAGCGACGATCGATCCGCCGTTCAATGCCAATGGAAAAAGCGCCTTCGACGAGATGATCGCCGGCCTTTACGGCGTGACCATCCGCATGAAGATCGATATCGGCAAGGTATCCTCGGAATTTTCTCTCATCGTGCCGCAGCGGCCGCTGCTCAAGACCTCCATCGTCGCCCCCAAGGCTTCAGCCCAGG
This window of the Agrobacterium fabrum str. C58 genome carries:
- a CDS encoding flagellar basal body-associated FliL family protein — protein: MENEQAEGKKKSSPLVMTIAGVVILTLLGAGGGWLVGGMIAPKVAATEAHATAAAGGHGEKKGEGLDKIDAEANGIVQLDPITTNLAYPSTNWVRLEVALMFKGPVEVGLAEDIHQDIMAYVRTVSLQQLEGPRGFQYLKDDIQERVDLRSQGRVSKVMFRTFVIE
- the flgH gene encoding flagellar basal body L-ring protein FlgH; its protein translation is MSTRRLPALLLPLALLAGCQNNQTLKEIGNAPAMSPIGSGLQFSQTPQMGMYPKQPKHMASGYSLWSDSQGALFKDLRALNIGDILTVNIQINDKADFDNETERNRTNASGLNWKAKAQILGWTPDADSSIKYGSDTDTQAKGKTKRSEKLTLLVAAVVTGILENGNLIISGSQEVRVNHEIRILNVGGIVRPQDVDAQNIISYERIAEARISYGGRGRLTEVQQPPVGQQVVDLFSPL
- a CDS encoding MotE family protein; translation: MMERQTKNPLSNGLVRFAAVASLLFLLPVAGAESQQNVVSELSTQDEIQKFCTNIADAARDQRYLMQKQDLEKLQADVNERISVLENRKAEYEDWLARREHFLNQAKSNLVDIYKTMKADAAAPQLEKMHVEIAAAIIMQLPPRQSGLILSEMDAQKAATVAGIMSQAIDKNTSKDPS
- a CDS encoding flagellar basal body P-ring protein FlgI, with translation MRVLRIIAAALVFSALPFLSTPPAQADTSRIKDIASLQAGRDNQLIGYGLVVGLQGTGDSLRSSPFTEQSMRAMLQNLGITTQGGQSNAKNIAAVMVTANLPPFASPGSRVDVTVSSLGDATSLRGGNLIMTSLSGADGQIYAVAQGALIVNGFSAQGDAATLTQGVTTSARVPNGAIIERELPSKFKDSVNLVLQLRNPDFSTAVRVADVVNAFARARYGDPIAEPRDSQEIAVQKPRVADLTRLMAEIENLTVETDTPAKVVINERTGTIVIGADVRISRVAVSYGTLTVQVTESPQVIQPAPFSRGQTAVQPQTDIMAMQEGSKVAIVEGPDLRTLVAGLNSIGLKADGIIAILQGIKSAGALQAELVLQ
- the flgA gene encoding flagellar basal body P-ring formation chaperone FlgA, yielding MRFGRNNSSCRTALVRMCLASAFSLGALAPALAQAPMALVPVRTIYPGEAISPEQVKSVEVTNPNISAGYASDISEVEGMISKQTLLPGRTIPIAALREPSLVVRGTSVKLVFHIGNMTLMASGTPMSDGSLGEVVRVRNIDSGVMVSGTVMKDGTIQVMAK
- the flgG gene encoding flagellar basal-body rod protein FlgG, producing MRALAIAATGMDAQQTNLEVIANNIANINTTGYKRARAEFTDLLYQTERMQGVPNRANQAIVPEGANIGLGVQTSAVRNIHTQGNLIETGNKLDVAIIGQGWFQIEAADGSTLYSRAGAFNKNADGNLVTVDGYNVIPNINIPTDAQDITITRTGQVTARIGNAADFTQLGQLTIANFANEAGLKPLGDNLFSQTPASGAPVVGVPDDPSYGYVKQSYLEGSNVDAVKEITDLITAQRAYEMNSKVITTADEMASIVSKNLK
- a CDS encoding flagellar hook-basal body complex protein FliE; protein product: MIDGIKQLGSLSLTRGASGVSSLTESLFGGEQQSTPAQQTGASFASVLGNVSMDAMNNLKKAEVASFEGIQGKANTREVVDAVLSAEQSLQTAIALRDKIVSAYLDITKMQI
- the flgC gene encoding flagellar basal body rod protein FlgC, which codes for MDPLSAASKIAGSGLEVQSTRLRIVSENIANARSTGDTPGADPYRRKTVTFGSELDHVSGVERVKVKKLGVDRGDFVHEYDPGNPAADTNGMVKMPNVNVLIEMADMREANRSYDANLQVIRQTRDLVASTIDLLKASQ
- the flgB gene encoding flagellar basal body rod protein FlgB, which gives rise to MQPIQLFELASRQAEWLSVRQEVVATNIANANTPKFHAKDVSPFEAVMQATSQQVGMARTNPAHLGESTLSENIAVRDNPVNNEIGMQESGNSVGLAEEMTKTGEIKRQYDLNASLVKSFHRMMLMTVKR
- the fliI gene encoding flagellar protein export ATPase FliI, yielding MTMPESMLSESKLSGWAISPKLAQLASLAGHYADPEFSVAHGGHVRTIAAGHYTVSGLSRHVRLGEFVAHRSATGIHLGEVVRVEPDICYVCPIEPGEPIGIHDTVIRKGAFRVSPDESWCGRTINALGEPIDGQGPLASGIVRRSISNNAPPSMTRKRVETPFKTGVRAIDIFSPLCLGQRLGIFAGSGVGKSTLLSMLAKADAFDKVVIALVGERGREVREFIEDTMGDNMSKSVAVVATSDESPMLRKMAPLSAVTIAEHFRDQGDNVLLIIDSVTRFAHAIREVAVASGEPPVARGYPASVFTELPRLLERAGPGAEGTGTITAIVSILVDGDNHNDPIADSTRGILDGHIVLDRSLAEEGRYPPINPLASISRLAKKAWTPDQEKLVSRLKALVHRFEETRDLRLIGGYRPGTDPDLDMAVKQVPIIYETLKQLPDEPAAQDAYADLATALRGGAQNGQPQVNPRMRG
- the flgF gene encoding flagellar basal-body rod protein FlgF — protein: MQSGLYVALSSQIALERRLTTISDNMANVNTVGFRGSEVKFDEMVAKNHNDMNAKVAFVSQGNDYLSTRQGAFEQTGNSFDFAIKGDAWFALDTPDGQILTRDGRFTMRPDGALISSSGYPVLDAGGGPIRLNPNGGPITVGLDGAIRQNDTIAASLGIFQADFSKGFLRHPNSGVKPVAQPVPVVNNHEVGVVQGYLEQSNVNGISQMTQLIQVNRAFESISSMMRDTESTFGEGIKTLGGAR
- a CDS encoding DUF1217 domain-containing protein, whose translation is MTSTYTSYRLISQDIGKSLERVSKQPDVARETEYYREKIGSVKSIDDFMADTRLYNYALKAHGLEDMAYAKAFIRKVLTEGASDKNAFANKLSDNRYAELAKSLDFAGLGAAATATEAAKSGVIGNYARQTLEQEAGDDNNGVRLALYFERKAPTIKSGLDFLADDALAQVFRTTFNLPDAFAAADVDKQAALIEKSINIKDLQDPEKVGKLLERFTIMWEMQNPSTTYDPLAVFGSSSGYGISPDLLISINSLKLGGK
- the motA gene encoding flagellar motor stator protein MotA; the encoded protein is MNIVIGLIITFGCIIGGYMAMGGHLNVLVQPFELMIIGGAGLGGFIMANPMKVVKDSGKALGEAFKHSVPKERNYLDVLGVLYSLMRDLRTKSRNEIEAHIDNPEESSIFQSAPSVLKNKELTSFICDYVRLIIIGNARSHEIEALMDEEIETILHDKLKPYHAITTMGDSFPAIGIVAAVLGVIKAMGKINESPEVLGGLIGAALVGTMLGIILSYSICNPLASQVKIVRTKQHRLYIIVKQTLIAYMNGSVPQVALEYGRKTISNYERPSIDAVEQEMMNPGGENKAA
- a CDS encoding FliM/FliN family flagellar motor switch protein, which produces MIMAKAAAQKASAPTIDTALLAKLTGGLTDRKTIAKIGADIGHLYSEFLPDTFHSETGIAIDVEYIGSESGLMTDLIANVGQNVAVADCSLRNWCPNFMMAVGNGFVIALMERMLGASPDSIGDPDERNLSHIELDLAAMVLGRIAGVLRSGVNAPGGFEATIDPPFNANGKSAFDEMIAGLYGVTIRMKIDIGKVSSEFSLIVPQRPLLKTSIVAPKASAQALKKQEEWMDMISQQVKRSQVTLEARIKLETLTLRTISRLVAGDVIPFQDLKQDDIGVEVSANGSKLYNCEFGKSGDRYMVRVKNNVSTDDEILRHLMG